A region of Desulfocurvibacter africanus subsp. africanus DSM 2603 DNA encodes the following proteins:
- the truA gene encoding tRNA pseudouridine(38-40) synthase TruA — MPRLKLTLAYTGTRFAGLQIQPGCRTVQGEVEAVLARMLNGPVRIDMAARTDSGVHALGQVVHLDVPESKMRIPWRKAINALLPDDVCVTEVEVVPPEFHSRFSATSKVYAYTIWSELEFILPQRKPFVWRMSGLSQSAMDKAMQHFVGRHDFKSFQNVGTPIRDTRRTVTRFWREPGQTQWETVYRIQADGFLKQMVRNIIGCLVAVGRGKLCPNDIPALIAARDRSLAPPTAPSRGLCLERIFFDVKANSTGSRPVEEDLDEGD; from the coding sequence ATGCCCCGACTCAAATTGACCTTGGCCTACACAGGCACGCGCTTTGCCGGCTTGCAGATCCAACCCGGCTGCCGCACGGTACAGGGCGAAGTGGAGGCAGTACTAGCACGCATGCTTAACGGCCCCGTGCGAATTGATATGGCCGCTCGCACTGACTCGGGCGTGCACGCCCTAGGGCAGGTAGTGCACTTGGACGTGCCCGAAAGCAAGATGCGCATACCCTGGCGCAAGGCGATTAACGCACTCCTTCCCGATGATGTGTGCGTGACCGAAGTCGAGGTGGTGCCGCCGGAGTTTCACTCGCGTTTCTCGGCGACTTCCAAGGTCTACGCCTACACCATATGGTCGGAATTGGAGTTCATCCTGCCGCAACGCAAGCCCTTCGTCTGGCGCATGTCTGGCCTGAGCCAATCGGCCATGGACAAGGCCATGCAGCATTTCGTCGGCCGTCACGATTTCAAGAGCTTTCAGAACGTGGGCACGCCCATTCGGGACACCCGGCGCACAGTCACGCGTTTCTGGCGCGAGCCTGGCCAGACCCAATGGGAGACCGTCTACCGCATCCAGGCCGACGGATTTCTCAAGCAGATGGTGCGCAACATCATCGGCTGCCTGGTGGCCGTAGGCCGGGGCAAGCTGTGTCCCAATGACATCCCGGCTCTGATCGCTGCACGCGACCGTTCGCTGGCGCCTCCGACCGCGCCAAGCCGCGGACTGTGTCTGGAGCGTATATTCTTTGATGTAAAAGCCAATTCCACTGGAAGCCGGCCAGTCGAGGAGGATTTGGACGAAGGGGATTAG
- a CDS encoding MotE family protein gives MSRKNDLRNRRSSTKVRHSASSTKISKVLKTLTLLAAIKLTLAAAISLNMLPLGGADGEESLAVIQVPAPVVAAHATVAAGAKMVMAVSEAQAAVEPAPAKPNTDQQPQAQAAEESSRKPLDWQSLRRKEEELSRKEQALKELERELDFRLKKMNQMEANLKLMLDKADTVKDEKLRHLVDVYANMKAKQAAAALEQLQEDIAVRILSGMRGRQAGEVMSNMSAEKAATLSEALTRLQIPFAENQAQAN, from the coding sequence ATGAGCAGGAAGAACGACTTGCGGAACAGAAGGAGTTCGACGAAAGTTCGACACTCCGCTTCAAGCACCAAGATTTCTAAGGTCCTCAAGACCCTGACTCTGCTCGCGGCCATTAAGCTGACCCTGGCTGCGGCAATCTCGCTGAATATGCTGCCTTTGGGTGGTGCTGATGGCGAAGAAAGCCTGGCTGTGATTCAGGTTCCAGCGCCCGTTGTTGCCGCGCACGCTACCGTAGCGGCTGGCGCCAAGATGGTCATGGCCGTATCCGAGGCACAGGCCGCGGTGGAGCCCGCCCCGGCAAAGCCCAATACCGACCAGCAGCCGCAAGCCCAAGCTGCCGAGGAATCCTCGCGCAAACCCCTGGACTGGCAAAGCCTGCGCCGCAAGGAAGAAGAGCTTTCTCGCAAGGAGCAGGCCCTTAAGGAACTTGAGCGCGAGCTGGACTTTCGACTCAAGAAAATGAACCAGATGGAAGCGAACCTGAAGCTCATGCTCGACAAGGCCGACACGGTCAAAGACGAGAAGCTGCGCCATCTGGTCGACGTGTACGCCAACATGAAGGCCAAGCAGGCCGCCGCGGCTCTCGAGCAGTTGCAGGAAGACATCGCCGTCAGAATCCTCTCCGGCATGCGCGGCCGTCAGGCAGGCGAAGTCATGTCCAACATGAGTGCCGAAAAGGCCGCCACCCTGTCCGAAGCTCTGACCAGGCTGCAGATTCCTTTTGCCGAGAACCAGGCGCAAGCCAATTGA
- the fliJ gene encoding flagellar export protein FliJ: MLPQPPEAIPVFIPSRQGYCLMPCMPTQHHFKLEKVLDFRRQREEQAMLVMAEAQRRYRDQAEFLDGLKSRLGRAEAEFFSRKAYTPPDLWLWNTYKKAADFDIKLADAALQRLAKELQRARLEVIARAKDRKLLEKLKENQAKRYEQEERLAEQKEFDESSTLRFKHQDF, from the coding sequence TTGCTCCCCCAGCCGCCGGAGGCTATTCCCGTCTTTATCCCATCTCGGCAGGGTTATTGCTTAATGCCCTGCATGCCCACGCAGCATCATTTCAAGCTTGAGAAAGTCCTGGATTTTCGACGCCAGCGCGAAGAGCAGGCCATGCTGGTCATGGCCGAAGCGCAGCGCCGCTATCGGGACCAAGCCGAGTTTCTTGATGGGCTCAAGTCACGCCTAGGACGGGCCGAGGCCGAATTCTTCAGTCGCAAGGCTTATACGCCTCCGGACCTGTGGCTCTGGAATACCTATAAAAAGGCTGCGGACTTCGACATCAAGCTGGCCGATGCGGCACTCCAACGCCTGGCAAAGGAATTGCAAAGAGCTCGGCTGGAAGTGATAGCACGCGCCAAAGACCGGAAACTTTTGGAAAAACTCAAAGAGAACCAGGCGAAGCGCTATGAGCAGGAAGAACGACTTGCGGAACAGAAGGAGTTCGACGAAAGTTCGACACTCCGCTTCAAGCACCAAGATTTCTAA
- a CDS encoding adenosylcobinamide-GDP ribazoletransferase, giving the protein MRGFFTALAFLTRLVPARLGKPEDLAAAMAWLPAVGLVLGGLLVVPLALGLFSATPWVQAWLLVIANLWATRGLHLDGLADVADGWGSGADGQRFWEIVKDSRLGAFGAMGLLLTLTGQIVLLHEILARQAFAAAAFIFVAGRLAAVLLAMSERELARPGLGQLFVAGATPRGVLLAMGMTLVPGLALVSPLTLLAMLATALVPSVALRGLARRQSGLNGDFLGAAIVLGETGACLGWLLVN; this is encoded by the coding sequence ATGCGCGGGTTTTTCACAGCCTTGGCCTTCCTGACCCGTCTGGTTCCAGCCAGGCTGGGCAAGCCCGAGGATCTGGCCGCGGCAATGGCCTGGCTGCCAGCCGTGGGGCTGGTCCTTGGCGGGCTGCTAGTAGTGCCTCTGGCGCTTGGTCTGTTCTCCGCAACCCCTTGGGTTCAGGCCTGGCTGCTCGTGATTGCCAACCTCTGGGCCACACGCGGCCTGCACCTGGACGGATTGGCCGACGTAGCCGACGGCTGGGGCTCGGGTGCTGACGGCCAGCGATTCTGGGAGATCGTCAAGGACTCGCGCCTGGGCGCTTTCGGGGCCATGGGCCTGCTGCTGACCCTGACCGGCCAGATCGTGCTGCTGCACGAGATTTTAGCACGTCAGGCCTTCGCCGCCGCTGCCTTTATCTTTGTGGCCGGCAGGCTGGCGGCCGTGCTGCTGGCCATGAGCGAGCGCGAATTGGCCAGGCCCGGCCTGGGTCAACTCTTCGTCGCCGGCGCGACTCCGCGTGGGGTGTTGCTGGCCATGGGCATGACCCTGGTCCCTGGGCTGGCCCTTGTCAGTCCTCTGACGCTTCTGGCCATGCTGGCAACGGCCCTGGTTCCTTCCGTGGCCCTGCGCGGGTTGGCCCGGCGTCAATCCGGCCTCAATGGTGATTTTCTAGGCGCTGCCATCGTGCTGGGAGAGACCGGGGCCTGCCTGGGCTGGCTGCTGGTCAACTAA
- a CDS encoding SAM hydrolase/SAM-dependent halogenase family protein — MDQAVPVIVLLTDFGLGDPYVGQMKGVLANSASRAHVVDLSHGVEPYRVAQAAFFLRASAAYFPPGSIFVCVVDPGVGSERKMVLAQCGQSFFLAPDNGLLSLLLSTTTEDSRLFDVSPAVAPASATFHGRDLFTPLAARLAAGEKPEELGHKLDPAALVRGSWAEPRTEGGSIIASVLHADRFGNLVLNLSAASWSPRLPVGGQVRVQSGAGRSMGFGKPGPSRHAARVVTHYAELAPNELGILVGSQGYMELALNQASAAKSLGLGLEAEVTLELPAGSR; from the coding sequence ATGGACCAAGCTGTTCCCGTCATCGTCCTGCTCACGGATTTTGGCCTGGGCGATCCTTACGTTGGCCAGATGAAGGGCGTATTGGCGAATAGCGCGTCAAGGGCCCACGTAGTGGATCTGAGCCACGGCGTGGAGCCCTACCGCGTGGCCCAGGCGGCCTTCTTTCTGCGGGCCAGCGCCGCGTACTTTCCGCCAGGCTCGATCTTCGTATGCGTGGTCGATCCGGGCGTGGGCTCGGAGCGCAAGATGGTCCTGGCGCAATGCGGGCAGAGCTTCTTCCTGGCTCCGGACAACGGTCTGCTGAGTCTGCTGTTGAGCACTACAACGGAAGATTCACGTCTGTTCGATGTCAGCCCCGCCGTCGCGCCGGCCTCGGCTACTTTTCACGGCCGCGATCTGTTCACTCCCCTGGCCGCGCGACTTGCAGCCGGCGAGAAGCCCGAAGAGCTTGGCCATAAGCTTGACCCGGCAGCGCTCGTGCGCGGAAGCTGGGCCGAGCCGCGTACAGAAGGCGGCTCAATAATAGCTTCGGTGCTGCACGCCGACCGCTTCGGCAACCTCGTGCTCAATCTGTCCGCGGCCTCTTGGTCGCCGCGCCTGCCAGTCGGAGGACAGGTCCGGGTTCAGTCCGGCGCGGGCCGGTCCATGGGCTTTGGTAAGCCTGGGCCGTCGCGTCACGCAGCGCGTGTCGTAACACACTATGCCGAGCTTGCTCCGAACGAGCTGGGCATTCTTGTCGGCAGCCAGGGCTACATGGAACTGGCCCTGAACCAGGCTTCGGCCGCCAAGAGCCTAGGCCTTGGGCTTGAGGCCGAGGTCACACTCGAACTTCCAGCCGGGAGCCGCTGA
- a CDS encoding metal ABC transporter permease translates to MFEALSFGFMQNALLAAALASVACGIIGALVVVNRVVFLSGGVAHAAYGGVGLAFFMGWPVLPTTLGFTLMTSGLMAAATLRRSERADTVIGVTWAAGMALGIILLDLTPGYNVELMSFLFGSILTVPHSELLLMAGLDIVVTGLVLLLYRHLLALSFDPEFARTRGVPVTVLHYLLLAMIAVSVVMIIRVVGLILVIALLTIPPYLAERKAGSLAGMMLRSVVLSLAFCLGGLALSYHFNLSSGASIIAVASVFFFLAAGRDMLASKGR, encoded by the coding sequence ATGTTTGAAGCCCTGTCCTTCGGCTTCATGCAGAACGCCCTGCTGGCCGCCGCGCTGGCCTCGGTGGCCTGCGGCATCATCGGCGCGCTGGTGGTGGTCAACCGCGTGGTTTTCCTTTCGGGCGGCGTGGCCCATGCGGCCTACGGCGGCGTCGGCCTGGCTTTTTTCATGGGCTGGCCAGTGTTGCCCACCACCCTGGGCTTCACTCTGATGACCTCCGGGCTAATGGCCGCTGCCACCCTGCGCCGCAGCGAGCGGGCCGATACGGTCATCGGCGTGACCTGGGCCGCGGGCATGGCCCTGGGCATCATCCTGCTGGACCTTACGCCCGGCTACAACGTGGAGCTCATGTCCTTCCTGTTCGGCTCCATCCTCACCGTGCCGCACTCCGAACTGCTGCTCATGGCCGGCCTGGACATTGTCGTGACCGGTCTCGTGCTGCTCCTGTACCGCCACTTGCTGGCCCTGTCCTTCGACCCGGAGTTCGCGCGCACCCGCGGCGTGCCCGTGACCGTGCTGCACTACCTGCTGCTGGCCATGATCGCTGTCAGCGTGGTTATGATCATCCGCGTGGTGGGGCTCATCCTGGTCATCGCCCTGCTGACCATCCCGCCCTACCTGGCCGAGCGCAAGGCCGGCTCCCTGGCAGGCATGATGCTTCGCTCCGTGGTGCTGAGCCTGGCCTTTTGCCTTGGCGGCCTGGCCCTGTCCTACCATTTCAACCTTTCCTCGGGCGCATCCATCATCGCCGTGGCTTCTGTATTCTTCTTCCTGGCGGCGGGCAGGGACATGCTGGCCTCCAAGGGCCGCTGA
- a CDS encoding metal ABC transporter ATP-binding protein — MVTAGKDRGEIIAQLQGVDFSYGANKVLEGVDLTVRRGDYLAVLGPNGGGKTTLVKLILGLIRPDAGQVRVFNAPPAQTSGSIGYVPQYTNIRPDFPVSALDVVLMGLATARSFGLRVSSAERDRAMEALTLVDMTDCADRRIGALSGGQRQRVFIARALASGPDLLLMDEPTASVDAHARFCFYELLAELSDRVSVVVVSHDLSIVASRVTAIACVNKRLHYHPGPELTTAMLELMYGGHDGHKCPVMAFAHGLPGIMVPPHGKRHV; from the coding sequence ATGGTGACGGCAGGCAAGGACAGGGGCGAAATCATCGCCCAGCTGCAGGGCGTGGACTTCTCCTACGGGGCCAACAAGGTCCTGGAAGGGGTGGACCTGACCGTGCGCCGCGGTGACTACTTGGCCGTGCTCGGCCCCAACGGCGGCGGCAAGACCACTCTCGTCAAGCTCATCCTGGGACTCATTCGGCCCGACGCAGGCCAGGTGCGCGTATTCAATGCTCCGCCTGCCCAGACCAGTGGCTCCATCGGCTACGTTCCGCAGTACACGAACATCCGTCCCGATTTTCCCGTATCGGCGCTCGACGTCGTGCTCATGGGCCTGGCCACGGCCCGCAGCTTCGGCCTGCGCGTCTCCTCCGCCGAGCGCGACAGAGCCATGGAGGCCCTGACCCTAGTGGACATGACCGACTGCGCGGACCGGCGCATCGGAGCCCTATCCGGCGGCCAGCGCCAGCGTGTGTTCATCGCGCGCGCTTTGGCCTCTGGGCCCGACCTTCTGCTCATGGACGAGCCCACGGCCAGCGTGGACGCCCATGCGCGTTTCTGCTTCTACGAACTGCTGGCTGAACTGAGCGACAGGGTCAGCGTGGTCGTGGTCAGCCACGACCTGTCCATCGTTGCCTCGCGCGTCACGGCCATCGCCTGCGTGAACAAGCGGCTGCACTACCACCCCGGACCGGAGCTGACCACGGCTATGCTCGAACTCATGTACGGCGGCCATGACGGCCACAAATGCCCTGTCATGGCCTTTGCTCACGGCCTGCCCGGCATCATGGTTCCGCCCCACGGGAAGCGCCATGTTTGA
- a CDS encoding GAK system CofD-like protein, which yields MTMRILVSRTTTLPDPIKLARFLRAPELGPKVLFFTGGTALKALSRRIIDYTHNSIHLITPFDSGGSSAKLRAAFDMPAVGDLRNRLMALADRTVMGAPETYELFACRLPRDAAPQALRERLESMLRGDDELVARVPDPMRKIIRTHLRFFVERMPEGFDLRGASIGNLILTGGYFNYDRNIDPVIYLFSKLVEARGQVRPVVNNPLHLVAELEDGSVLMGQHLLTGKETQPISVPVKRIFLTEHADDPQPTEVAIPDKTASLIAGADLICYPMGSFYTSLVANLLPRGVGESVAANRCPKVYIPNLGTDPEQCGMTLPDQVRTLLDYLERGCAKPPSHESLLNFLLVDTRHGSYGPASDLDQIRSYGLTVIDAPLVTDRSAPYLDEERVLEYLLSLV from the coding sequence ATGACTATGCGCATCCTCGTCAGCCGCACGACCACCCTTCCCGACCCCATCAAGCTGGCCCGCTTTCTGCGCGCGCCGGAGCTGGGGCCCAAGGTGCTCTTCTTCACCGGCGGCACGGCCCTCAAGGCCCTTTCGCGCAGGATCATCGACTACACGCACAATTCCATCCACCTCATCACGCCCTTCGATTCCGGCGGCTCCTCGGCCAAGCTGCGCGCCGCCTTCGACATGCCGGCCGTGGGCGACCTACGCAACCGGCTCATGGCCCTGGCCGACCGCACGGTCATGGGCGCTCCCGAGACCTACGAGCTGTTCGCCTGTCGCCTGCCTCGTGACGCCGCTCCACAGGCCCTGCGCGAGCGCCTGGAGTCCATGCTGCGCGGCGATGACGAGTTGGTGGCCCGCGTGCCCGACCCCATGCGCAAGATCATCCGCACGCACCTGCGCTTCTTCGTCGAGCGCATGCCCGAGGGGTTCGACCTGCGCGGAGCCAGCATCGGCAACCTCATCCTCACGGGCGGCTACTTCAACTACGACCGGAACATCGACCCGGTCATCTATCTGTTCTCCAAGCTGGTCGAGGCGCGCGGCCAAGTGCGGCCCGTGGTCAACAACCCCCTGCACCTGGTGGCCGAGCTGGAGGACGGTTCCGTCCTGATGGGACAGCATCTGCTCACCGGCAAGGAAACCCAGCCCATCAGCGTTCCTGTCAAACGCATATTCCTCACGGAGCACGCTGACGATCCGCAGCCTACGGAAGTTGCGATCCCGGACAAGACGGCCTCGCTTATCGCCGGGGCAGACCTCATCTGCTATCCCATGGGCAGCTTCTACACGAGTCTGGTAGCCAACCTGCTGCCGCGCGGTGTCGGCGAGTCCGTGGCCGCCAACCGCTGCCCCAAGGTCTACATCCCCAATCTGGGCACGGACCCGGAGCAGTGCGGCATGACCCTGCCGGACCAAGTGCGGACCCTGCTAGACTACCTGGAGCGCGGCTGCGCCAAGCCCCCTTCGCACGAGAGCCTGCTCAATTTCCTGCTCGTGGACACCAGGCACGGCAGCTACGGTCCGGCCTCGGACCTGGACCAGATCAGGAGCTATGGTCTGACGGTCATCGATGCCCCTCTGGTTACCGATCGCAGCGCGCCCTACCTGGACGAGGAGCGCGTGCTCGAATACCTGCTCTCGCTGGTCTGA
- a CDS encoding HprK-related kinase B: protein MNTAFLRGLAAPLLDAHPAAHALALNFGQVLVRVHTNSSALREKLAVYFRDFLAAPGLSSASGQADIAIMAIESASPELGLVYMPKQPEPGKAWIKEEYIDLADGRIVRKRLTNMLFLFGGGFNLAVGPCLANENQVVNFINNRFIEWKVNRGCLLFHAAGVSVGDTGLAIAGFAGMGKSTLALHVMRLGTDFVSNDRVIARREADGLAMYGLAKMPRINPGTIVHNESLRTVVTPREREEFLSMDADALWSLERKYDAFIDECFGPGRYRLKARLAGLALLNWRRGGGPLSVREVDLAKRPDLHPAFMKQVGLFYEADGPALEPGFTSESYLDLLRGCPVLELSGGVDFEAAAKYLRDFLDASAART, encoded by the coding sequence TTGAACACGGCCTTCCTGCGCGGTTTGGCCGCGCCCCTACTGGACGCTCATCCCGCTGCACACGCATTGGCCTTGAACTTCGGCCAGGTGCTCGTGCGCGTACATACCAACAGCTCGGCCCTGCGCGAAAAGCTCGCCGTCTATTTCCGCGACTTCCTGGCCGCACCAGGGCTGAGCAGCGCATCAGGCCAAGCCGACATCGCGATCATGGCCATCGAATCCGCGAGCCCCGAGTTGGGCCTGGTCTACATGCCCAAACAGCCCGAGCCCGGCAAGGCCTGGATCAAGGAAGAGTACATCGATCTCGCGGACGGCCGCATAGTGCGCAAGCGGCTGACAAACATGCTCTTTCTCTTCGGCGGCGGTTTCAACCTGGCGGTGGGTCCCTGCCTGGCCAACGAAAACCAGGTGGTCAACTTCATCAACAACCGCTTCATCGAATGGAAGGTCAATCGCGGCTGTCTGCTGTTCCATGCGGCAGGCGTCTCGGTCGGCGACACGGGACTGGCTATCGCCGGTTTCGCGGGCATGGGCAAGTCCACCCTGGCCCTGCACGTCATGCGCCTGGGCACGGATTTCGTGAGCAACGACCGCGTCATTGCCCGCCGCGAGGCTGATGGATTAGCCATGTACGGCTTGGCCAAGATGCCGCGCATAAACCCCGGCACCATTGTGCACAACGAATCCTTGCGCACGGTTGTCACGCCCAGGGAGCGTGAGGAATTCCTTTCCATGGACGCGGACGCTCTGTGGAGCTTGGAGCGCAAGTACGATGCCTTCATCGACGAATGCTTCGGACCCGGCCGTTACAGGCTCAAGGCGCGCCTGGCCGGTCTTGCGCTGCTCAATTGGCGGCGCGGCGGCGGGCCGCTGTCCGTGCGCGAGGTGGATCTTGCGAAGCGGCCTGACCTGCACCCGGCCTTCATGAAGCAGGTGGGCCTGTTTTATGAGGCCGACGGTCCCGCGCTGGAGCCCGGCTTCACGTCCGAGTCCTACCTCGATCTGCTGCGAGGCTGCCCCGTGCTTGAGTTGTCGGGCGGAGTGGATTTCGAGGCCGCGGCCAAGTACTTGCGTGATTTCCTGGACGCCTCGGCAGCCCGGACCTAG
- a CDS encoding GAK system ATP-grasp enzyme, which translates to MKKIAVIGDPRGWSSQRLVEAVARRTGFALLVDMAEARLDLTRGTVFFRGHDLSKLDGLIIKKIAPAYSPDILDRLEMLRFLYGRGLPVFSKPCSIIKLVDRLSCTVGLRLGDIPMPETTATESVAEAVAMVETYGKAVFKPLFSTKARGMTVIEAGPGAWTEVEVFKARGNQVMYIQKFVNHAGRDLGVTFLGGEYVATYARQGSEDSWNTTTRSGGKYAACEPGPEIIALAGRAQALFDLDFTCVDVVETPDGPKVYEVSAFGGFRGLLEANDIDAAGLFVEHVLRKLA; encoded by the coding sequence ATGAAAAAGATAGCAGTCATCGGCGATCCGCGCGGCTGGTCTTCCCAGCGGCTCGTGGAGGCCGTGGCCCGGCGCACTGGCTTCGCGCTTTTGGTGGATATGGCCGAGGCGCGCCTGGATCTGACCAGGGGCACGGTGTTCTTTCGCGGCCACGACCTGTCCAAGCTCGACGGCTTGATCATCAAAAAGATCGCTCCGGCCTACTCTCCGGACATCCTGGACCGCCTTGAGATGCTGCGTTTCCTGTACGGACGGGGCTTGCCCGTGTTCTCGAAGCCCTGCAGCATCATCAAGCTGGTTGACCGCCTGTCCTGTACCGTGGGCCTGCGCCTGGGCGACATTCCCATGCCCGAGACCACGGCCACCGAAAGCGTGGCCGAAGCAGTGGCCATGGTGGAAACCTACGGCAAGGCCGTGTTCAAGCCGCTGTTCAGCACCAAGGCACGGGGCATGACCGTCATCGAGGCCGGACCGGGCGCCTGGACCGAGGTAGAGGTCTTCAAGGCGCGCGGCAACCAGGTCATGTACATTCAGAAGTTTGTTAACCACGCGGGCCGCGACCTGGGCGTGACCTTCCTGGGCGGCGAATACGTGGCCACCTACGCCCGCCAGGGCAGCGAAGACAGTTGGAACACCACCACACGCTCGGGCGGTAAGTACGCTGCCTGCGAGCCAGGCCCCGAAATAATCGCGCTGGCCGGACGCGCCCAAGCCCTGTTCGACCTGGACTTCACCTGCGTGGATGTGGTCGAGACTCCGGACGGACCCAAGGTCTATGAAGTCTCGGCTTTCGGCGGCTTCCGGGGCCTGCTCGAGGCCAACGACATCGACGCCGCAGGTCTGTTCGTGGAACACGTGTTGCGGAAACTGGCTTGA
- a CDS encoding PhoU domain-containing protein, which produces MKVLEENFRFMILEVMKQVESTLRLLDTPGTVSIESIESRDDYIDNLKSVIENDCFSHIHRQPLGKRNVDRIRALNVVTSNLERLADHCVNVARQTPHLSEPAFFQKYDYRPFFQEVLTALDRVHSALTRQDMSLAFKICRAEFTLDSMYKQQFDRILGELRSGSETGNLVTTLFIFRYLERMGDALLNVGEAIIFSITGDKFKIHQYNALRETLGSRGEDAVPAHVEFESIWGTRSGCRIGKVNKPQDDEKGVKQSLIFKEGNRKKLLQEKASIERWEAIMPGLPPKVQALQEEGASVSLLIEYLGGCTFQDLVLTAEHDVLENALFLVTQTVSELWEATLKNQPAPASFMRQALARMTDVYHLHPDFQTGRRAFCGIVAPSTDALMERASELCSRVASPFTVFIHGDFNINNIVYSHETQRIHYIDLHRSTDSDYLQDVSVFLVSNYRLPIFSRDARERIDYVSAEFLKFARAFAKRHGDTTFEARLCLGLARSFITSTRFELNKRFAKSMLLRGVYLLEKVLAHAEECPLEEFRLPDAVLSY; this is translated from the coding sequence ATGAAGGTTCTGGAAGAAAATTTCCGCTTCATGATCCTGGAGGTAATGAAGCAGGTGGAGAGCACTCTGCGACTTCTCGACACTCCAGGAACCGTGTCCATCGAGTCCATCGAGAGTCGTGACGATTACATCGACAATCTGAAGAGCGTCATCGAGAACGACTGCTTCTCGCACATCCACAGGCAGCCCCTCGGCAAGCGCAACGTGGACCGCATCAGGGCCCTCAATGTTGTCACTTCCAACCTTGAACGGCTAGCCGACCACTGCGTGAACGTGGCGCGCCAGACGCCGCACCTTTCCGAGCCGGCGTTCTTTCAGAAGTACGATTACCGGCCATTCTTCCAGGAGGTGCTGACCGCCCTGGATCGGGTGCACTCGGCCCTGACCAGGCAGGACATGTCCCTGGCCTTCAAGATCTGCCGCGCGGAATTCACCCTGGATTCCATGTACAAGCAGCAGTTCGACCGCATTCTGGGCGAGCTGCGCTCGGGCAGCGAGACTGGCAACCTGGTCACCACCCTGTTCATCTTCCGCTATCTGGAGCGCATGGGCGACGCGCTGTTGAATGTGGGCGAGGCCATCATCTTTTCCATTACCGGCGACAAGTTCAAGATCCACCAGTACAACGCCCTGCGCGAGACCCTGGGATCCAGGGGCGAGGACGCGGTGCCGGCTCACGTGGAATTCGAGTCCATCTGGGGCACGCGCTCGGGCTGTCGCATCGGCAAGGTCAACAAGCCCCAGGACGACGAAAAAGGCGTCAAGCAGAGCCTCATCTTCAAGGAAGGCAACCGCAAGAAGCTGCTGCAGGAAAAGGCCAGCATCGAGCGCTGGGAAGCCATCATGCCCGGTTTGCCGCCAAAGGTGCAGGCCCTGCAGGAAGAGGGCGCTTCGGTCAGCCTGCTCATCGAATACCTGGGCGGCTGCACCTTCCAGGACCTGGTGCTCACGGCCGAGCACGACGTCTTGGAGAACGCTCTGTTCCTGGTCACCCAGACCGTGAGCGAACTATGGGAGGCCACCCTCAAAAACCAGCCCGCGCCGGCCTCGTTCATGCGTCAGGCGCTGGCGCGCATGACCGACGTCTACCATCTGCATCCCGATTTTCAGACCGGACGACGCGCCTTCTGCGGCATAGTCGCGCCCTCCACCGATGCGCTCATGGAGCGGGCCAGCGAGCTTTGCAGCCGTGTGGCCTCGCCCTTCACCGTTTTCATCCACGGCGACTTCAACATCAACAACATCGTGTACAGCCACGAAACGCAACGCATTCACTACATCGATCTGCACCGTTCCACGGATTCGGACTATCTGCAGGACGTCTCGGTGTTCCTGGTCTCCAACTACCGGCTGCCCATCTTCAGCCGAGACGCCCGCGAGCGCATCGACTACGTGAGCGCCGAGTTCCTCAAGTTCGCGCGCGCCTTTGCCAAGCGCCACGGCGACACGACCTTCGAGGCCCGACTCTGCCTTGGCTTGGCCAGGTCGTTCATCACCTCCACGCGCTTCGAGCTCAACAAACGCTTCGCCAAGAGCATGCTGCTGCGCGGCGTATACCTGCTGGAGAAGGTCCTGGCCCACGCGGAAGAATGTCCCCTTGAGGAGTTCCGGCTGCCTGACGCCGTGCTGTCCTATTGA
- a CDS encoding amphi-Trp domain-containing protein has protein sequence MSNRFRYDALQDREAIVAYLESLTEGIRQGHIEISHKGETLVLSPQGLIDFIFEAKVSEDERKLAIKLRWKECPQEGQNTQDPLVLKPGKRANDV, from the coding sequence ATGTCCAACCGGTTCCGTTACGACGCCCTGCAGGACAGGGAGGCCATAGTGGCCTACCTGGAAAGCCTCACCGAGGGCATCCGCCAAGGCCATATCGAAATCAGCCACAAGGGCGAGACGCTCGTGCTTTCGCCCCAGGGGCTCATCGACTTTATCTTCGAGGCCAAGGTCAGCGAGGACGAACGCAAATTGGCCATCAAGCTGCGCTGGAAGGAGTGCCCTCAAGAGGGGCAGAACACACAGGACCCCCTGGTGCTCAAGCCCGGCAAAAGGGCGAATGATGTATGA